A window of the Henckelia pumila isolate YLH828 chromosome 3, ASM3356847v2, whole genome shotgun sequence genome harbors these coding sequences:
- the LOC140888712 gene encoding zinc-finger homeodomain protein 7-like: MEDRRGMPNSISFNKLESSPILKLQPRIAPIVSAAPLERRGTLDQPPQLHNYSNTPDPDPAAPVQAETSTSSISSTKYRECLKNHAASMGNYVVDGCGEFMPQVGTSFESMRCAACNCHRSFHRRVGDPHHSHPPSVLEANNIHHHQVQPFPAARTTTTTQYPIMMKFGGNSTAESSSEDFNMFQSSPGGHAMASSSSKKKRFRTKFNREQKDRMHEFAEKLGWRIQRQDDEQVHEFCREVGVKRQVFKVWMHNNKQAMKKKI, translated from the coding sequence ATGGAAGACAGAAGAGGGATGCCAAACTCCATAAGCTTCAACAAATTAGAATCATCGCCAATATTGAAGCTGCAGCCTCGAATTGCTCCTATAGTTTCTGCAGCTCCCCTTGAGAGAAGAGGAACCCTAGATCAGCCTCCTCAGCTGCACAACTACTCCAATACCCCAGATCCAGATCCAGCTGCTCCAGTACAAGCGGAAACTTCCACAAGCAGCATTTCCTCAACTAAGTACAGAGAATGCCTCAAGAATCATGCGGCGAGCATGGGTAACTATGTCGTCGATGGATGCGGCGAATTCATGCCTCAAGTGGGCACGTCGTTCGAATCCATGAGATGTGCAGCCTGTAACTGCCACCGGAGTTTCCACCGGCGAGTGGGAGACCCTCACCACTCTCACCCACCTTCGGTACTAGAGGCTAATAATATTCATCACCATCAAGTTCAACCATTTCCCGCCGCCCGTACTACTACTACTACGCAATATCCCATAATGATGAAATTCGGCGGAAACAGCACAGCGGAGTCGTCCAGCGAGGATTTCAACATGTTCCAATCCAGTCCCGGCggacatgcaatggcatcatctTCTTCAAAGAAGAAGAGATTCCGAACGAAATTCAATCGAGAACAAAAGGATAGGATGCATGAATTTGCAGAGAAGCTGGGGTGGAGGATTCAGAGACAAGATGATGAACAAGTGCACGAGTTCTGCAGGGAAGTTGGGGTGAAGAGACAAGTGTTCAAGGTATGGATGCACAATAACAAACAAGCCATGAAGAAGAAGATATAG